The following proteins come from a genomic window of Dermacentor albipictus isolate Rhodes 1998 colony chromosome 8, USDA_Dalb.pri_finalv2, whole genome shotgun sequence:
- the LOC135915228 gene encoding uncharacterized protein → MKISRVFCLVFGLVLCPVCEAKLGLALAPYVWASNLAKDAAQTLVAYKLSLATKALAMITGNRSFRATISYDSHLERYGDAPAAAVEDDLVRGALRSVASITAAPNPVHVENEVKVEWLPSVTKPAIRLHTLPPMPKVVVPKIVVPAAFPKIAVPKLPRIVVPNLIVPKIVMSEIAVPDVLQSKVDLLTRKINNLGSKSAAILGGPKYASGYLQGGFRVGHGGGPAADVQLGSNPEPTPASPVQPRALYKNAQLEQNVTTVWAPVNHSRPVRSVDASVMGRYFRFIEANDEGRCVALMVCSMAADPQHFGVYGRKVIGFFDDAKPSALSPVAPYKEASRVGRSGRSCRSRYSACRMDPKYLAQLGESHIHML, encoded by the exons ATGAAGATCTCCAGAGTCTTCTGCCTGGTCTTCGGCCTCGTACTCTGCCCAGTCTGCGAAGCCAAGCTGGGCCTCGCCTTGGCACCGTACGTGTGGGCTAGTAACCTGGCCAAGGATGCAGCGCAGACGCTGGTCGCCTACAAGCTGTCTCTGGCTACCAAGGCGCTCGCCATGATTACCGGTAACCGTTCCTTCAGGGCCACCATCTCCTACGACTCTCATCTTGAGCGCTACGGAGACGCTCCTGCAGCGGCAGTTGAAGACGATTTGGTCCGGGGCGCTCTTAGGAGCGTCGCGTCCATTACGGCTGCTCCGAATCCAGTCCATGTAGAAAATGAG GTCAAAGTTGAGTGGCTGCCCAGCGTGACGAAGCCCGCGATACGCCTTCATACACTGCCGCCGATGCCCAAGGTTGTCGTGCCCAAGATTGTGGTGCCTGCAGCTTTCCCTAAGATCGCTGTTCCTAAGCTGCCAAGGATTGTGGTGCCAAACCTGATCGTCCCCAAGATTGTCATGTCGGAAATTGCTGTTCCCGACGTCCTGCAGTCCAAGGTTGACCTGCTGACCAGAAAGATCAATAACCTTGGCAGCAAGTCCGCCGCGATTCTTGGCGGTCCGAAGTACGCAAGCGGCTACCTTCAGGGCGGTTTCCGCGTCGGTCATGGCGGTGGTCCCGCCGCTGACGTCCAGCTGGGTTCCAATCCCGAGCCGACTCCAGCCTCCCCCGTCCAGCCGCGAGCTTTGTACAAGAACGCTCAGCTCGAGCAGAACGTGACCACCGTGTGGGCGCCCGTCAACCACAGCCGTCCAGTCCGTTCCGTCGACGCTAGCGTGATGGGCCGTTACTTTAGGTTTATTGAAGCCAACGACGAAGGGCGCTGCGTGGCGCTGATGGTTTGCTCCATGGCCGCAGATCCGCAACACTTCGGCGTCTACGGTCGCAAGGTCATCGGCTTCTTTGATGACGCCAAGCCCTCAGCGTTGTCACCCGTGGCACCCTACAAGGAGGCGTCGCGTGTCGGTCGCAGCGGGCGTTCCTGTCGGTCTCGCTATTCGGCTTGCCGGATGGATCCCAAGTACCTGGCCCAGCTCGGTGAATCCCATATCCACATGCTTTAG
- the LOC135915227 gene encoding uncharacterized protein, with protein MPRSNVNCCVVNCHSTYANSPGTSFFRFPSKPYEAKRRERWIALVRQQNKDGAGWRPTPYTRICSKHFVGGVKVNEEGHPAYYPSIFPATYRAAPGPLSEDRYVRKRRRQEQRMLLDKQTAEVHGQAAEAAANVHEKSVEAIILEAQAASSDNSPVSSDSSQGALFDTSLRFVHVSTMTEDGHSSFSSVFTFTSELTDKYASCYISHNEVCTTGVGRCSTTFIDKSCGPLYKQPVFAGHSSVTEDEEKFHSLTAVSFNIFALLLSVLPPMRRAVNELRIEDKLLLFLIKLRHGMPFSLLGALFDVHRTTAARIFKGMLVNLNVATKSWVYWPSRNVIQSTMPPAFKEHYPSCRVIIDCTELETEIPNGVGKQNLWYSHYKSRHTIKYLIGIAPNGLVTFVSKAFGGRTTDSVATVESGFLSLLEPGDLVLADKGFSGIKTGVGTQKATLVLPPFASSQQFTESEVNATYETASVRIHVERVIQRLKIFDITHKIPCELTSYADAILHMIAIITNLKSPIFAKQ; from the exons ATGCCGCGTTCTAACGTGAATTGCTGCGTTGTGAATTGCCACAGCACCTACGCGAACTCGCCTGGAACAAGTTTTTTTAGGTTCCCCAGCAAGCCGTACGAAGCGAAGCGACGGGAACGCTGGATTGCTCTTGTCCGACAACAGAA CAAGGACGGCGCAGGCTGGCGACCTACTCCATACACAAGGATCTGCAGCAAACACTTTGTGGGTGGTGTAAAGGTGAATGAAGAGGGGCATCCAGCCTACTACCCCTCCATATTTCCTGCTACATACAGGGCAGCACCTGGCCCACTCTCTGAAGACCGCTATGTCAG GAAAAGAAGAAGGCAAGAGCAAAGGATGCTGCTGGACAAGCAGACTGCTGAGGTGCATGGACAAGCAGCTGAAGCG GCTGCTAATGTACACGAGAAAAGTGTGGAGGCCATAATTCTGGAGGCTCAAGCTGCTAGCAGCGACAACAGTCCAGTGTCTTCTGACAGCAGTCAAGGCGCTCTCTTTGATACTAGCCTGCGATTTGTTCAC GTGTCAACAATGACAGAAGATGGACACTCGTCCTTCAGCAGTGTATTCACCTTCACTTCTGAGTTGACCGATAAATATGCATCATGTTATATTAGCCACAACGAGGTGTGCACTACAGGCGTGGGAAGATGTAGCACTACATTTATTGACAAAAGCTGTGGGCCTTTATATAAACAACCCGTTTTCGCTGGTCACAGCTCAGTTACTGAAGATGAAGAAAAGTTTCATTCTTTAACAGCTGTCAGTTTTAACATTTTTGCTCTTCTTTTAAGCGTTTTGCCACCCATGAGGAGGGCCGTGAACGAGTTGCGCATTGAGGACAAACTTCTGTTATTTCTGATAAAGTTGAGGCATGGCATGCCATTTTCTCTTCTTGGGGCTCTTTTTGATGTGCACAGAACTACAGCAGCACGAATCTTCAAGGGAATGCTCGTGAATTTGAATGTGGCCACAAAAAGTTGGGTCTACTGGCCGTCACGAAATGTTATTCAGTCAACTATGCCACCTGCATTCAAGGAGCACTACCCAAGTTGTAGAGTAATTATTGACTGCACGGAGCTTGAAACTGAAATCCCAAATGGAGTGGGAAAACAGAACCTATGGTATTCACATTACAAGAGCAGGCATACAATCAAATATTTAATTGGCATTGCACCCAACGGCCTGGTCACTTTTGTCTCAAAAGCATTTGGAGGACGGACTACAGATTCAGTGGCAACTGTTGAGTCTGGATTTCTGTCGCTACTAGAGCCAGGGGACCTGGTCTTAGCAGACAAGGGTTTTTCTGGCATAAAGACAGGTGTCGGTACCCAGAAAGCGACATTGGTACTGCCACCGTTTGCTAGCAGTCAGCAGTTCACTGAATCGGAAGTAAATGCAACATATGAAACTGCGTCAGTACGAATACATGTTGAGAGGGTCATTCAACGACTGAAAATATTTGATATCACACATAAGATTCCGTGTGAACTCACATCTTATGCAGATGCAATCCTGCATATGATAGCTATAATAACCAATTTGAAAAGTCCTATCTTTGCAAAACAGTGA